A region from the Vicia villosa cultivar HV-30 ecotype Madison, WI linkage group LG3, Vvil1.0, whole genome shotgun sequence genome encodes:
- the LOC131660912 gene encoding serine/threonine-protein kinase-like protein At1g28390, whose translation MGFLSCNAESAIATCDPHYWDLKKRNKSITNRTYTVKEFLYTDLVAATNGFSDDSYLGKGSHGRVYRATLNDGNGNLLVAVKTTKQTTKITHNHATNCTGCGNCTSPAENEIEILSQVPSPRLVNLIGYCTDPNGNKLIVVEYMPNGSLHDLLHSASKPPGWTRRIRFALHVAKAVRSLHGSNPPVIHRDIKSSNVLIDHDWKARLGDFGLALRGHVEDVRVKCTPPAGTLGYLDPCYLAPGDLSAKSDVFSFGILLLEIISGRNAIDVNYSPPSVVDWAVPLVRRGDFAGICDRRIGAPSDLSVIRLIAVLAARCVRSTAEKRPAMVEVVECLKLAGKKIQSSPIWNSFRWRVTRVESAQPLMKCDAYDQDYDNYDYDYGYDYHNDCNDWDNKSDEVVVKIVKSGCGSSRRKSKVSSVASAESVTKHSKKVARSKPSKKVTRSKTVGSSSSCVSTSSSSRKSGIKIQNQKASEKTRAMKLKKSKSTGMLQDPHLGETETITLTMSKLVIRDNKKFEKKMLEKPLVYSHGWESE comes from the coding sequence ATGGGTTTTCTTTCTTGCAATGCAGAGTCTGCAATTGCTACCTGCGATCCACACTATTGGGATctcaaaaaaagaaacaaatcaaTAACAAATCGCACCTACACTGTCAAGGAGTTTCTCTACACCGACCTCGTCGCCGCCACAAACGGTTTCTCCGATGATAGCTACTTAGGTAAAGGCAGCCACGGCAGAGTTTACAGAGCAACGTTAAACGACGGCAACGGTAATTTACTCGTCGCCGTTAAAACAACTAAGCAAACTACAAAGATTACGCATAACCATGCTACCAACTGCACCGGTTGCGGTAACTGTACGAGTCCTGCTGAGAATGAGATCGAGATTCTTTCTCAAGTTCCGAGTCCTCGCCTCGTGAATCTCATCGGTTACTGCACCGACCCAAACGGCAATAAATTAATTGTCGTTGAATACATGCCAAACGGTTCGCTTCATGATTTATTGCATTCCGCGTCTAAACCGCCCGGCTGGACCAGACGAATCCGGTTCGCATTACATGTTGCAAAAGCGGTTCGGTCGTTGCACGGTTCGAACCCTCCGGTGATCCACCGTGATATTAAATCCTCCAATGTTTTAATCGATCATGATTGGAAAGCAAGACTCGGTGACTTCGGTCTTGCACTTAGAGGACACGTGGAGGACGTTCGCGTTAAGTGTACGCCACCGGCGGGGACGTTAGGGTACCTCGATCCATGCTATCTTGCGCCGGGGGATCTTAGTGCGAAGAGTGATGTCTTCAGTTTTGGGATCTTGTTGTTGGAGATAATCAGTGGAAGGAATGCTATTGATGTTAATTATAGTCCTCCGTCGGTTGTTGACTGGGCGGTGCCGCTAGTTAGACGAGGCGACTTCGCCGGAATCTGTGACCGGAGAATAGGAGCACCGTCGGATTTGTCGGTGATTCGGCTGATTGCGGTGCTTGCTGCGAGATGTGTTAGATCGACAGCGGAGAAGCGGCCGGCGATGGTGGAGGTTGTGGAATGTCTTAAACTGGCGGGGAAGAAGATTCAGTCGTCGCCGATTTGGAATAGTTTCAGGTGGCGCGTGACGCGAGTGGAGAGTGCGCAACCGTTGATGAAGTGTGATGCGTATGATCAAGATTATGATaattatgattatgattatggTTATGATTATCATAATGATTGTAATGATTGGGATAATAAGAGTGATGAGGTTGTTGTGAAAATCGTTAAGAGTGGGTGTGGGAGCAGCAGAAGGAAGAGTAAAGTATCCAGTGTGGCGAGTGCAGAGTCTGTGACTAAACACTCCAAGAAAGTGGCGAGATCTAAGCCGTCGAAAAAGGTAACTAGATCTAAAACCGTTGGTTCTTCTTCTAGTTGTGTTAGTACTAGTAGTTCTAGTAGGAAAAGTGGgattaaaattcaaaatcaaaaggcTTCTGAGAAAACGCGTGCAATGAAGCTGAAAAAGTCAAAGTCAACGGGGATGTTGCAAGATCCTCATTTGGGTGAGACTGAGACGATAACATTAACCATGTCAAAGTTGGTTATTAGAGATAataagaagtttgaaaagaagatgCTTGAAAAACCGTTGGTTTATTCACATGGTTGGGAGTCTGAATAG